Proteins from a single region of bacterium:
- a CDS encoding threonylcarbamoyl-AMP synthase, protein MKTILITHPFKKKNIRKASRILKAGGLVAVPTETVYGLAANALNPKAVKKIFKVKGRPQDNPVIVHIASRKKIKELVAEIPAAAAVLMKKYWPGPLTIVFKKSAAIPEVTSAGLPTVAVRMPKNKIILSLIRESGFPLAAPSANVSGRPSPTTIEDVLEDLAEKIDCAIDGGSTYYGIESTVVDVSGKVPTLLRPGSISIEQLRSTIGKVKIAQNNSERPKSPGMKYKHYAPKAKLIIIEGKKENIAKKIQSILSKKKNEKTGVITTQHSNSYRYGLIQFVGSDNNRIARNLFKALRAMDRLGVELILAEGIPEKGTGHAIMNRLRKAAGYKVIKV, encoded by the coding sequence ATGAAAACGATCCTTATCACGCATCCTTTTAAAAAAAAAAATATTCGAAAAGCATCTAGAATATTGAAGGCCGGCGGATTGGTTGCCGTACCGACTGAAACGGTATACGGGCTGGCGGCCAATGCGTTAAATCCAAAAGCCGTTAAAAAAATATTCAAAGTCAAAGGTCGCCCGCAGGATAATCCGGTTATTGTACACATTGCCTCTAGAAAAAAAATAAAAGAATTGGTTGCAGAAATTCCGGCAGCAGCCGCGGTGCTGATGAAAAAATATTGGCCTGGGCCTTTGACGATCGTTTTCAAAAAATCGGCGGCGATTCCAGAAGTAACTTCCGCCGGACTTCCGACCGTTGCAGTCCGTATGCCCAAAAATAAAATTATCTTATCGCTTATCCGCGAATCGGGGTTTCCTCTTGCGGCGCCATCGGCCAATGTCAGCGGGCGGCCAAGCCCGACGACAATTGAAGATGTGTTGGAAGATCTCGCAGAGAAAATCGACTGTGCAATCGACGGAGGAAGTACTTATTATGGCATTGAATCCACCGTAGTGGATGTCAGCGGAAAAGTACCGACGCTCTTACGCCCGGGCAGTATTTCTATCGAGCAGTTGCGCTCAACCATCGGGAAAGTAAAAATAGCGCAAAACAATTCTGAACGCCCCAAATCGCCCGGTATGAAATACAAGCATTACGCACCGAAAGCGAAACTTATCATTATCGAAGGAAAAAAGGAAAATATAGCCAAAAAAATTCAATCGATCTTGAGTAAGAAAAAAAATGAAAAGACCGGCGTTATTACGACTCAACATTCAAACAGCTATCGATACGGTTTGATCCAGTTTGTCGGTTCCGACAATAACCGGATTGCCCGTAATCTTTTCAAAGCGTTGCGGGCGATGGACAGGCTCGGAGTTGAGTTAATTCTTGCGGAGGGTATTCCTGAGAAAGGCACGGGACATGCGATTATGAATCGTTTGCGTAAAGCGGCTGGATACAAGGTGATCAAAGTTTAG
- a CDS encoding HDIG domain-containing protein has protein sequence MTRNDAWDLLCEYTQGESLRKHALAVECAVRAYAKKFGEDEESWGITALLHDFDYEKFPDPVDPEGHPYKGNTILKEKGYPEFICRAIMSHADYTGVMRETKLEKTLFACDELCGFITAVSYVRPNKTVKEVEVKSVRKKMKDKGFAAKVNRDDITKGAEELGVDLDEHIGFVIAAMQDKAEQLGL, from the coding sequence ATGACACGGAATGATGCATGGGATTTATTATGCGAATATACCCAAGGTGAAAGCTTACGGAAACATGCGTTGGCCGTGGAGTGTGCCGTACGGGCCTATGCAAAAAAATTCGGCGAGGACGAAGAATCGTGGGGCATTACCGCCCTTTTGCATGACTTCGATTACGAAAAATTTCCCGATCCGGTCGATCCCGAGGGGCATCCTTACAAGGGCAATACGATTTTAAAAGAAAAAGGATATCCTGAATTCATCTGCCGTGCGATTATGTCGCATGCCGATTATACCGGGGTTATGCGCGAAACGAAATTGGAAAAAACTTTGTTTGCTTGCGACGAACTTTGCGGGTTTATTACTGCAGTGTCATACGTGCGTCCCAATAAAACTGTAAAAGAGGTCGAGGTTAAATCGGTCAGAAAAAAAATGAAGGACAAAGGTTTTGCGGCGAAAGTCAACCGGGATGATATTACCAAAGGCGCGGAAGAATTGGGCGTCGATTTGGATGAACATATAGGATTTGTGATTGCAGCCATGCAAGACAAGGCTGAACAACTGGGTTTGTAA
- a CDS encoding DUF2784 domain-containing protein produces the protein MLADIILIIHFLFVGFVVTGLLLIFIGAGCRWKWIRNFWFRILHLSAIGLVAGESLFGIVCPLTAWENQLRSANGGAYQTSFIQHWVHKIIFYNAPEYVFTIIYVLFTLIVIATLIWIRPGRPFRSAKL, from the coding sequence ATGCTGGCTGACATTATTCTCATCATTCATTTTTTGTTTGTTGGATTTGTAGTAACCGGCTTGCTATTGATTTTCATTGGCGCCGGGTGCCGGTGGAAATGGATTCGCAATTTCTGGTTCCGGATTCTTCATTTGAGTGCGATCGGATTGGTGGCCGGTGAATCGCTGTTCGGAATCGTCTGCCCACTGACGGCTTGGGAGAATCAACTACGTTCGGCAAACGGCGGCGCTTATCAAACCAGTTTTATCCAGCATTGGGTTCATAAAATTATTTTTTATAACGCGCCGGAATATGTATTTACGATTATTTATGTACTCTTTACGTTGATCGTCATAGCAACGTTAATATGGATCAGACCGGGCCGCCCATTTCGATCCGCTAAACTTTGA